The DNA sequence TGCCCCGAGAATCGGGTCCAGTTGGCGTTGTGTTTGGATTCGCCTCCGCGGACGCGCTCACGAAGAGTTGCAGGCTAAGCGCTTTCCTTCCGGTCCCTAGCCCGCCTCGCTGATGGCTCACGTTGGCTCTCGAAAGCGCTCGAGAAGTCGCAGTCGGTCCCGTAGTGGTCGGCGAGGGTCAGAAAAGCGAAGTAAGAGGAGTAGCAAGGATGCCTCGAGGAACTGTTCAGCCTCCAGATCCCAGGGCCACAAGGCTGGCAGCGCCTCCGGGGTTGAGGGTGAGGACCAcaggggacagggaagaggggTGTGTGGCGTCTGCACTGCGGGAGGCTGGCATCTGCTCCCCCACCCCGGGAGCGAGGGTGTGAAGAGGTCCTGTTGAGTGGAGGGTGTGTCTTATACATGCCTTGAATGCATTGGGTCTTCGAGGTTGAGCATGGTCAGGACCCTGCCAGGCACATAGTGACTTCTAGAACCCCAAAGAAGGTTCTAGATGTTCTCTTGGAGAGCCCGTTGGGAGGGTCCCTACCACTCGAGCAGGGCACAAAGGCCTTACCTTCTCCCTGCAtcacagagagaagcaagcacAAGGCCCGGAGGACATCGCGATCCAgctctacctcctcctcttccagttCTTCTAGCTCCGCCTCGTCCTCATCCTCCAGTGATGGCCGGAAGAAGCGAGGGAAGcacaaggagaagaagaggaagaagaagaagaagaaacagaagaagaagttgaagaagagaGGCAAGGAGAAGGCAGTGGCGGTGCACCAGGCCGAGGCTCTGCCCGGCCCCTCACTGGATCAGTGGCACAGATCAGCTGGGGAGGACAATGATGGCCCAGGTACCATGGCGGGCCAGCATGCTGTGGGGAGAGGGTCCTCTCCCCGGGTCTGACACGCCCTCCACATTCCCTTCCAGTCCTGACAGATGAGCAGAAGTCTCGTATCCAGGCCATGAAACCCATGACAAAGGAGGAGTGGGATGCCCGACAGAGCGTTATTCGAAAGGTGGTGGACCCAGAGACAGGACGCACAAGGTGTGGtacagaaggcagagccagcTAGCCCCGCCCTCAGTCCAACTCAGAGTATTGGCCCAGGATGTGCTCGGGTGGGGAGCTGTCACCATTTTTATAACAAAGTGTGGGGGAAATGGTCACTTGAGATGTGATATCCCAGCTGTTACCCCCTGTGCCTCTTGAGGAGTTACAGTACCAGAAGGGCCTTGATGCTTTTCAAATGGTTGTTGTTGGCTGGTCTGGGTTAATGGTGCAGGCTGACAAGGGAGAGCCTACCTGGACCGTCTCCATTCTGTCCCAAAAGTGGTAACTGATTCGGAGGAGCGCCCAGGCACCCCCTTCTCA is a window from the Mus caroli chromosome 5, CAROLI_EIJ_v1.1, whole genome shotgun sequence genome containing:
- the Arl6ip4 gene encoding ADP-ribosylation factor-like protein 6-interacting protein 4 yields the protein MAHVGSRKRSRSRSRSRSGRRGSEKRSKRSSKDASRNCSASRSQGHKAGSASGVEERSKHKARRTSRSSSTSSSSSSSSSASSSSSSDGRKKRGKHKEKKRKKKKKKQKKKLKKRGKEKAVAVHQAEALPGPSLDQWHRSAGEDNDGPVLTDEQKSRIQAMKPMTKEEWDARQSVIRKVVDPETGRTRLIKGDGEVLEEIVTKERHREINKQATRGDGLAFQMRAGLLP